From one Herpetosiphon gulosus genomic stretch:
- the infA gene encoding translation initiation factor IF-1: MAKKKDVIEVEGVITEPLPNAMFKVALDNGLEVLAHVSGRIRMNYIRILKGDRVLVELSPYDPTRGRITYRYR, translated from the coding sequence ATGGCCAAGAAGAAGGATGTCATTGAGGTCGAGGGCGTTATTACTGAGCCACTGCCAAACGCGATGTTTAAAGTAGCGTTGGATAATGGGCTGGAAGTATTAGCACATGTCTCTGGCCGGATTCGGATGAATTATATTCGGATTCTCAAAGGCGATCGCGTGCTAGTCGAACTCTCGCCCTATGATCCGACTCGTGGCCGTATTACTTATCGGTACAGATAA